The stretch of DNA TGGCATTATTTTTGACCAAAGTATAGAAGAAGAGTTACTCTATAGACACATCCAAGTGGCAGACGGGATAAGGGCTACCCTAGGAATAGAAATAGTGGACTACATAATAACGGATCATTCGGTGGGAGTAGAATTAAAAATAGCCCCCAGTGGCAGCAGTTGGGGTACAATCAATAATCCTAGCACCCTGTTGAGGGCAGCAGAAAAACTAATCCGGGAAAAAAAAGTAAACGCCCTAGCAGTGGTAGCCAGATTCCCCGACGACATTAGCAGTCAAACCCTCCAAAAATATCGTTATGGGAAAGGGGTAGACGCCCTAGCCGGCGCCGAGGCAATAATCTCCCATCTGTTGGTGCGACAATTTCAAATTCCCTGCGCCCATTCCCCCGCTTTATCCCCCCTTCCCCTAGATATAAACGTCTCCCCCAAGGCAGTGGCGGAGGAGTTGGGCTTCACCTTCCTACCCTGTGTTTTAGTTGGGTTGAGTCGCGCACCCCAATACACCCAGTCTCGAAACCATTACAGCCTTTGGGCAGAAGACGTAGATAGTGTAGTCATCCCCATTAACGCCTGTGGTGGTAGCAGTATTCTCAGTTTTGCCGCCTTAGACACACTGATTATTGCCGTAGAGGAAAACGAAACCGTATTAGATGTCACCCCTGAAAGGCTAGGCATCTCTGTGGTGCGGGTAAAATCCTATTTAGAGGCAATAGGAGTCATTGTAGCCCACAGAGGAGGGATTAGCCTACAATCCCTAAAACCTCAAATCCCCTCCCTTTTCCACGGCAAATCGTAGTCATCCTTGTTTCCTACAACAATTCATCCATCAGATTCATAATCCTAACTGTGTTGCCACACACCTCGCCCCCGGGAGGCATCCTACTTATTTCCGCCTCCAGTAGCCCCTTCATGGCAATCAGTTTCAGACTATTTTCTGCCAGGGTTTCACTAATTGCCTCTGCTGCCGGGGTGTAACCTATAGCACCCAAATCCATTAAAGCAGATCTCCTCAATTGTAGCTCCTCCCCCTGTAATGCCCGCACCAGAATTTCCCCATACTGGCTGTCACCGGTGAGTTGATACATTGCCCTTGCCGCCGCATAGGCCACCTTTGGTATAGGATGTTCTAAAAATGCTTCAATTAGCGGTATAGCCTCCTTATCCCCTAGAGTACCTAATGCTTCAATTATAGCTTCATAAGGCTCATGGGGGTGGGGTTTGCCGGGAATAGTCTCCTTGGCATACTCCGTCAGTTGGCCATCCACCACGGCATGACGC from Geminocystis sp. M7585_C2015_104 encodes:
- a CDS encoding DUF3326 domain-containing protein → MASKKPYSTVLIIPTGIGATIGGYAGDALPVAKVIAQVCDHLITHPNVMNGASLYWWADNIQYVEGYALDKFASGEWGLQPVRQNRIGIIFDQSIEEELLYRHIQVADGIRATLGIEIVDYIITDHSVGVELKIAPSGSSWGTINNPSTLLRAAEKLIREKKVNALAVVARFPDDISSQTLQKYRYGKGVDALAGAEAIISHLLVRQFQIPCAHSPALSPLPLDINVSPKAVAEELGFTFLPCVLVGLSRAPQYTQSRNHYSLWAEDVDSVVIPINACGGSSILSFAALDTLIIAVEENETVLDVTPERLGISVVRVKSYLEAIGVIVAHRGGISLQSLKPQIPSLFHGKS
- a CDS encoding HEAT repeat domain-containing protein, whose product is MREEREENRNLTPETAIAGLEQKEDLGLRYYAAWWLGKFRVKRREAVEALIRALEDEEDRAPDGGFPLRRNAAKALGKLGYLEAVEPLINCLECDDYYVRESAAQALEMLKDKRAIEPLREMLRHAVVDGQLTEYAKETIPGKPHPHEPYEAIIEALGTLGDKEAIPLIEAFLEHPIPKVAYAAARAMYQLTGDSQYGEILVRALQGEELQLRRSALMDLGAIGYTPAAEAISETLAENSLKLIAMKGLLEAEISRMPPGGEVCGNTVRIMNLMDELL